A single region of the Salvia miltiorrhiza cultivar Shanhuang (shh) chromosome 8, IMPLAD_Smil_shh, whole genome shotgun sequence genome encodes:
- the LOC130998628 gene encoding uncharacterized protein LOC130998628, giving the protein MARTRGNRRPPADEESDSEATQSMGNRNRNQNDVNTLAHVLAQALRGVLPQQPHQPQAEGGNGVVAQFRSMAPPILRGNEGPLGTEEWMRQMERIFNYMRCRDDSKVTCAAFQLIDDAGHWWESETASLTEEQVRAITWRTFKEKVMGKYFPKAFRKQKEIELMNLEQGNLTVLEYERKFTQLARFAPHLVDTDEKKAWRFENGLRPEIGGHLAALNITSYSEILERAQAVTSRLKLDNSVAQPQHTGEKRHWDDRDKMRNSQPEKKPRSNEGDVQELAPHKPLCPRCQRYHFGECKSGENVCFRCHKGGHMAMNCPEARNTNVPNNNNVPTWRNKDNNWGRNHGNNNNNMERNLNYNNNGARKGEARVYAMNQEEMDGEARTMSGILPVLDKFAIVLFDSSASHSFIARRFYEKLIQPLKVRILSGKVVGIDRLTREEN; this is encoded by the coding sequence CGGCAGACGAAGAATCTGATAGCGAAGCCACTCAATCGATGGGGAATAGGAATCGAAATCAAAATGATGTTAATACGCTGGCCCACGTGCTTGCACAAGCACTGAGAGGAGTATTGCCTCAACAACCGCATCAACCTCAAGCAGAAGGTGGAAATGGAGTAGTAGCCCAATTTCGAAGCATGGCGCCACCAATTCTAAGGGGGAATGAAGGACCCTTAGGGACCGAGGAGTGGATGCGCCAGATGGAACGTATTTTCAACTACATGCGTTGTAGAGATGACTCGAAGGTGACATGTGCGGCCTTCCAACTTATAGATGATGCAGGGCATTGGTGGGAGTCAGAAACTGCTAGCCTTACTGAGGAGCAGGTGAGAGCCATCACCTGGCGGACATTCAAGGAGAAAGTGATGGGGAAGTATTTCCCAAAGGCTTTTCGCAAGCAAAAGGAGATAGAGCTCATGAACCTGGAGCAAGGGAACCTGACCGTGCTGGAATACGAGCGGAAATTTACCCAACTAGCCCGTTTTGCCCCTCACTtggtggacactgatgagaagaAGGCATGGAGGTTTGAGAATGGGTTACGCCCTGAGATTGGTGGACATTTGGCGGCTCTCAACATCACATCATACTCAGAAATCTTAGAACGAGCCCAAGCAGTCACATCACGCCTGAAACTGGACAACTCTGTGGCTCAACCTCAACATACTGGAGAAAAGAGGCACTGGGATGATCGAGACAAAATGAGAAACTCCCAGCCAGAAAAGAAACCAAGGAGTAATGAGGGAGACGTCCAAGAATTGGCGCCGCACAAACCTCTTTGTCCACGTTGTCAGCGTTACCATTTTGGAGAGTGCAAATCTGGCGAGAACGTATGCTTCCGATGTCATAAAGGAGGACACATGGCGATGAACTGCCCAGAAGCACGGAATACGAATGTCCCGAACAACAACAACGTCCCAACTTGGCGAAATAAGGACAATAACTGGGGAAGAAATCacggcaacaacaacaacaatatggAGAGGAACCTGAACTACAACAACAATGGTGCCCGCAAGGGAGAGGCACGAGTTTATGccatgaaccaggaagagatgGATGGAGAGGCTCGAACTATGTCAGGTATCTTACCCGTTCTGGACAAGTTTGCTATAGTACTATTTGATTCCAGTGCTTCGCATTCGTTTATCGCAAGGAGATTTTACGAAAAGCTGATACAACCCTTGAAGGTAAGAATTCTCTCAGGAAAGGTGGTGGGAATAGATCGTTTGACAAGGGAGGAAAACTAA